From one Mytilus edulis chromosome 1, xbMytEdul2.2, whole genome shotgun sequence genomic stretch:
- the LOC139525523 gene encoding inactive tyrosine-protein kinase transmembrane receptor ROR1-like isoform X3, which produces MDLKKSQHLVIGLCFILVLQVYGQMEKRADISDESYRQTDSSHKLSIDRWSKNLDFFGTNDRDGIGGQPTLNVDFEMKNTTKYKGEIVRLRCEISGNPLPKYSWFKDSIEIGDKEDRFNVKLTPWGSRLKIEKSVPHDSGYYMCIAANRAGAKNATAYLQIKNEHPPKKDNKGGGSKTDVDSSFPDLGDDTDRFSGKYDPEIYKKLKEESSGSTKDDSNGFCQPFRGNMCARFIGNQTIYVNSEYAQGVKEEKFIAAFTVIAASSDMSAECQKYAIEFLCFYTFPLCDRQHINPTPRKVCRDECEMLEGTICKKEYVIGRHHPMIGEGFLPKCYDLPPRGTPEGDKCKGINVPIDPTQRPEVHTCYGGNGMKYKGSINHSRSGRPCMNWKNNPHFKGSEYPDLGNHHLCRNPNGTYTGPWCYTDPSYHHTELCDIPKCVGAGPGQGAIGAEPVNKLMYLVPGIIVPLALIILLAIACLCQRHKKQKDAGVKTKVDQPATNMETVPLKSAMNVRDFPISSIRFLQELGEGQFGKVFKGEVLGLYGDNMISKVAIKTLKENSLPKVKNDFRREVDLMSELRHGNIVCLLGVCMKQEPMCMLFEYMQLGDLHEYLVTHSPNSDVGLSNESEGLKHALEYGDLLHIATQIVAGMEYLSSHHYVHRDLAARNILVGDNMCVKISDFGLSRDIYSQDYYRVQSKSILPVRWMPPEAILYGKFTTETDIWSFGVVMWEIFSFGLQPYYGYSNPEVIEVVRARQILPSPEECPTRVYGLMVECWHEVPNRRPTFREIHARLRAWKTEVLMLNPHWSLSQSHSAHSGSTHQSSQSGPSHHSSTGPSNTTALTGLTGSSGGSDPSSTMSHPGMIGHPGMVHPGMGQPPPNYQDSTRVHYYPNLGPQQMQQYPGQGPILMQRGPPPNQMPNHNGPSKLSPAGSIASSKQSSSSGASSNYKPNVSNCNTLTGPATIDVSECQKFSNLMSQNSYIPEQRTVDYNEC; this is translated from the exons GGATTTCTTTGGAACGAATGACAGAGATGGAA TTGGAGGACAACCCACCTTGAATGTAGACTTCGAAATGAAGAATACCACCAAGTATAAAGGGGAAATTGTACGTCTTCGTTGTGAGATTTCTGGAAACCCGCTTCCCAAGTACAGTTGGTTCAAAGACAGCATTGAAATTGGAGATAAAGAGGATCGATTCAATGTGAAATTGACGCCATGGGGTTCAAG attaaagATAGAGAAATCAGTACCCCATGATAGTGGTTATTATATGTGTATAGCTGCTAACAGGGCTGGGGCCAAAAATGCTACAGCTTATCTACAGATCAAAAATG AACATCCTCCCAAAAAGGATAACAAGGGTGGAGGATCTAAGACTGATGTGGATTCATCATTCCCAGATCTAGGTGATGATACAGATAG ATTTTCTGGGAAGTATGATccagaaatatataaaaa ATTGAAAGAGGAAAGCAGTGGTAGTACTAAAGATGACAGCAATGGTTTCTGTCAACCATTTCGAGGAAACATGTGTGCCAGATTTATAGGCAATCAGACAATTTATGTCAATTCTGAGTATGCTCAAGGTGTAAAGGAAGAAAAATTTATTG CTGCTTTTACTGTGATTGCTGCCTCCAGTGATATGTCAGCAGAATGTCAGAAGTATGCCATAGAGTTTCTATGTTTCTACACCTTCCCTTTATGTGATCGTCAACATATCAACCCTACTCCTCGTAAAGTCTGCAGAGACGAGTGTGAAATGCTCGAGGGCACTATCTGTAAAAAGGAATATGTCATTGGTAGACATCATCCAATGATAG GGGAAGGATTCCTTCCTAAGTGCTATGACTTACCACCTAGAGGTACCCCAGAGGGAGATAAATGTAAAGGTATTAATGTACCCATTGATCCTACACAACGACCAGAAG TTCACACATGTTATGGTGGTAATGGCATGAAGTACAAAGGATCTATCAATCACAGTCGGTCTGGAAGGCCATGTATGAACTGGAAAAATAATCCACATTTTAAAGGCAGTGAATATCCTGATCTAG GAAACCATCATCTGTGTAGAAACCCGAATGGTACATATACAGGACCATGGTGCTATACTGATCCTTCATATCATCATACAGAATTATGTGATATCCCTAAATGTG TTGGTGCTGGTCCCGGTCAAGGAGCTATTGGAGCAGAACCAGtgaacaaattaatgtatttagtACCAGGAATAATTGTACCACTAGCTTTGATAATCTTACTTGCCATTGCATGTTTGTGTCAGagacataaaaaacaaaaagatgctGGTGTCAAAACTAAAGTTGACCAGCCGGCCACTAACATGGAAACTGTTCCACTGAAGTCAGCCATGAACGTAAGAGACTTTCCGATATCTTCTATCCGGTTCCTACAGGAATTAGGTGAAGGTCAGTTTGGGAAAGTGTTTAAAGGAGAAGTGCTTGGTCTCTATGGTGATAATATGATTTCTAAAGTAGCCATTAAAACTTTGAAGGAGAATTCTTTACCCAAAGTTAAGAACGATTTCCGTCGTGAAGTTGACCTGATGTCTGAACTTAGACATGGAAACATTGTGTGTTTACTTGGTGTTTGTATGAAACAAGAACCTATGTGTATGTTATTTGAATACATGCAACTAGGTGACTTGCATGAATACCTTGTTACTCATTCACCTAATTCAGATGTTGGGTTATCCAATGAATCGGAAGGTTTAAAACATGCGTTAGAATACGGTGACTTATTACACATTGCTACACAAATCGTTGCTGGCATGGAATACTTGTCAAGCCATCATTATGTACACAGAGACTTAGCCGCCAGAAATATACTTGTTGGTGACAATATGTGTGTTAAAATCTCAGATTTTGGTCTATCTAGAGATATATATTCACAAGACTATTACAGAGTTCAAAGTAAATCCATACTTCCTGTAAGATGGATGCCACCGGAGGCCATTTTGTACGGAAAATTCACCACAGAAACAGATATCTGGTCTTTTGGTGTTGTCATGTGGGAAATATTCAGCTTCGGTTTACAGCCATACTATGGTTATTCTAATCCAGAAGTTATTGAAGTTGTAAGAGCTCGGCAAATCTTGCCTTCACCAGAGGAGTGTCCAACAAGAGTATATGGTCTTATGGTTGAATGTTGGCATGAAGTACCCAACAGGAGACCCACTTTTAGAGAAATACATGCACGTCTTCGAGCATGGAAGACGGAAGTATTAATGTTAAATCCCCACTGGAGCTTAAGTCAGAGTCATTCAGCACATTCAGGCAGTACACATCAGAGTTCTCAAAGTGGACCTAGCCATCATAGTAGCACTGGTCCAAGTAATACAACAGCACTGACTGGGCTGACAGGAAGTAGTGGCGGATCAGACCCATCATCAACAATGTCACATCCAGGAATGATAGGCCATCCGGGAATGGTCCATCCAGGAATGGGCCAACCCCCACCAAATTACCAGGATTCAACACGTGTTCATTATTATCCTAACTTAGGTCCGCAACAAATGCAACAGTACCCTGGTCAAGGTCCTATATTAATGCAAAGAGGACCTCCACCCAATCAGATGCCTAACCATAATGGACCTTCAAAATTATCGCCAGCTGGCTCAATAGCTAGTAGTAAACAATCATCTAGTAGTGGTGCTTCATCCAATTATAAACCTAATGTCTCAAACTGTAATACTTTAACTGGACCAGCTACAATAGACGTGTCTGAGTgtcaaaagttttcaaatttaatgTCACAGAATAGTTACATTCCAGAACAAAGGACGGTAGATTATAACGAGTGTTAG
- the LOC139525523 gene encoding inactive tyrosine-protein kinase transmembrane receptor ROR1-like isoform X2 has product MSAWIVFLVSCHSDLKKSQHLVIGLCFILVLQVYGQMEKRADISDESYRQTDSSQDFFGTNDRDGIGGQPTLNVDFEMKNTTKYKGEIVRLRCEISGNPLPKYSWFKDSIEIGDKEDRFNVKLTPWGSRLKIEKSVPHDSGYYMCIAANRAGAKNATAYLQIKNEHPPKKDNKGGGSKTDVDSSFPDLGDDTDRFSGKYDPEIYKKLKEESSGSTKDDSNGFCQPFRGNMCARFIGNQTIYVNSEYAQGVKEEKFIAAFTVIAASSDMSAECQKYAIEFLCFYTFPLCDRQHINPTPRKVCRDECEMLEGTICKKEYVIGRHHPMIGEGFLPKCYDLPPRGTPEGDKCKGINVPIDPTQRPEVHTCYGGNGMKYKGSINHSRSGRPCMNWKNNPHFKGSEYPDLGNHHLCRNPNGTYTGPWCYTDPSYHHTELCDIPKCVGAGPGQGAIGAEPVNKLMYLVPGIIVPLALIILLAIACLCQRHKKQKDAGVKTKVDQPATNMETVPLKSAMNVRDFPISSIRFLQELGEGQFGKVFKGEVLGLYGDNMISKVAIKTLKENSLPKVKNDFRREVDLMSELRHGNIVCLLGVCMKQEPMCMLFEYMQLGDLHEYLVTHSPNSDVGLSNESEGLKHALEYGDLLHIATQIVAGMEYLSSHHYVHRDLAARNILVGDNMCVKISDFGLSRDIYSQDYYRVQSKSILPVRWMPPEAILYGKFTTETDIWSFGVVMWEIFSFGLQPYYGYSNPEVIEVVRARQILPSPEECPTRVYGLMVECWHEVPNRRPTFREIHARLRAWKTEVLMLNPHWSLSQSHSAHSGSTHQSSQSGPSHHSSTGPSNTTALTGLTGSSGGSDPSSTMSHPGMIGHPGMVHPGMGQPPPNYQDSTRVHYYPNLGPQQMQQYPGQGPILMQRGPPPNQMPNHNGPSKLSPAGSIASSKQSSSSGASSNYKPNVSNCNTLTGPATIDVSECQKFSNLMSQNSYIPEQRTVDYNEC; this is encoded by the exons GGATTTCTTTGGAACGAATGACAGAGATGGAA TTGGAGGACAACCCACCTTGAATGTAGACTTCGAAATGAAGAATACCACCAAGTATAAAGGGGAAATTGTACGTCTTCGTTGTGAGATTTCTGGAAACCCGCTTCCCAAGTACAGTTGGTTCAAAGACAGCATTGAAATTGGAGATAAAGAGGATCGATTCAATGTGAAATTGACGCCATGGGGTTCAAG attaaagATAGAGAAATCAGTACCCCATGATAGTGGTTATTATATGTGTATAGCTGCTAACAGGGCTGGGGCCAAAAATGCTACAGCTTATCTACAGATCAAAAATG AACATCCTCCCAAAAAGGATAACAAGGGTGGAGGATCTAAGACTGATGTGGATTCATCATTCCCAGATCTAGGTGATGATACAGATAG ATTTTCTGGGAAGTATGATccagaaatatataaaaa ATTGAAAGAGGAAAGCAGTGGTAGTACTAAAGATGACAGCAATGGTTTCTGTCAACCATTTCGAGGAAACATGTGTGCCAGATTTATAGGCAATCAGACAATTTATGTCAATTCTGAGTATGCTCAAGGTGTAAAGGAAGAAAAATTTATTG CTGCTTTTACTGTGATTGCTGCCTCCAGTGATATGTCAGCAGAATGTCAGAAGTATGCCATAGAGTTTCTATGTTTCTACACCTTCCCTTTATGTGATCGTCAACATATCAACCCTACTCCTCGTAAAGTCTGCAGAGACGAGTGTGAAATGCTCGAGGGCACTATCTGTAAAAAGGAATATGTCATTGGTAGACATCATCCAATGATAG GGGAAGGATTCCTTCCTAAGTGCTATGACTTACCACCTAGAGGTACCCCAGAGGGAGATAAATGTAAAGGTATTAATGTACCCATTGATCCTACACAACGACCAGAAG TTCACACATGTTATGGTGGTAATGGCATGAAGTACAAAGGATCTATCAATCACAGTCGGTCTGGAAGGCCATGTATGAACTGGAAAAATAATCCACATTTTAAAGGCAGTGAATATCCTGATCTAG GAAACCATCATCTGTGTAGAAACCCGAATGGTACATATACAGGACCATGGTGCTATACTGATCCTTCATATCATCATACAGAATTATGTGATATCCCTAAATGTG TTGGTGCTGGTCCCGGTCAAGGAGCTATTGGAGCAGAACCAGtgaacaaattaatgtatttagtACCAGGAATAATTGTACCACTAGCTTTGATAATCTTACTTGCCATTGCATGTTTGTGTCAGagacataaaaaacaaaaagatgctGGTGTCAAAACTAAAGTTGACCAGCCGGCCACTAACATGGAAACTGTTCCACTGAAGTCAGCCATGAACGTAAGAGACTTTCCGATATCTTCTATCCGGTTCCTACAGGAATTAGGTGAAGGTCAGTTTGGGAAAGTGTTTAAAGGAGAAGTGCTTGGTCTCTATGGTGATAATATGATTTCTAAAGTAGCCATTAAAACTTTGAAGGAGAATTCTTTACCCAAAGTTAAGAACGATTTCCGTCGTGAAGTTGACCTGATGTCTGAACTTAGACATGGAAACATTGTGTGTTTACTTGGTGTTTGTATGAAACAAGAACCTATGTGTATGTTATTTGAATACATGCAACTAGGTGACTTGCATGAATACCTTGTTACTCATTCACCTAATTCAGATGTTGGGTTATCCAATGAATCGGAAGGTTTAAAACATGCGTTAGAATACGGTGACTTATTACACATTGCTACACAAATCGTTGCTGGCATGGAATACTTGTCAAGCCATCATTATGTACACAGAGACTTAGCCGCCAGAAATATACTTGTTGGTGACAATATGTGTGTTAAAATCTCAGATTTTGGTCTATCTAGAGATATATATTCACAAGACTATTACAGAGTTCAAAGTAAATCCATACTTCCTGTAAGATGGATGCCACCGGAGGCCATTTTGTACGGAAAATTCACCACAGAAACAGATATCTGGTCTTTTGGTGTTGTCATGTGGGAAATATTCAGCTTCGGTTTACAGCCATACTATGGTTATTCTAATCCAGAAGTTATTGAAGTTGTAAGAGCTCGGCAAATCTTGCCTTCACCAGAGGAGTGTCCAACAAGAGTATATGGTCTTATGGTTGAATGTTGGCATGAAGTACCCAACAGGAGACCCACTTTTAGAGAAATACATGCACGTCTTCGAGCATGGAAGACGGAAGTATTAATGTTAAATCCCCACTGGAGCTTAAGTCAGAGTCATTCAGCACATTCAGGCAGTACACATCAGAGTTCTCAAAGTGGACCTAGCCATCATAGTAGCACTGGTCCAAGTAATACAACAGCACTGACTGGGCTGACAGGAAGTAGTGGCGGATCAGACCCATCATCAACAATGTCACATCCAGGAATGATAGGCCATCCGGGAATGGTCCATCCAGGAATGGGCCAACCCCCACCAAATTACCAGGATTCAACACGTGTTCATTATTATCCTAACTTAGGTCCGCAACAAATGCAACAGTACCCTGGTCAAGGTCCTATATTAATGCAAAGAGGACCTCCACCCAATCAGATGCCTAACCATAATGGACCTTCAAAATTATCGCCAGCTGGCTCAATAGCTAGTAGTAAACAATCATCTAGTAGTGGTGCTTCATCCAATTATAAACCTAATGTCTCAAACTGTAATACTTTAACTGGACCAGCTACAATAGACGTGTCTGAGTgtcaaaagttttcaaatttaatgTCACAGAATAGTTACATTCCAGAACAAAGGACGGTAGATTATAACGAGTGTTAG